The following proteins come from a genomic window of Lolium rigidum isolate FL_2022 chromosome 5, APGP_CSIRO_Lrig_0.1, whole genome shotgun sequence:
- the LOC124655676 gene encoding cytosolic sulfotransferase 7-like codes for MASSSREDGPPEDASAAAPTYAGMADLVPALPLETRCSPFALRQYSGFWLPEAVLLRGIPALHAGFVPRPDDVLLASFPKSGTTWLKALAFAIAHRAAHPPSSGDHPLRRSNPHDLVRFVEVGAALAGRTDDGMDAAVAELEALPSPRVLATHLPYSLLPPRVLAANNRIVYVCRDPKDALVSSWLFTRGASASLGVDTESFTLSEALELFREGRCFYGPQWRHVLEYWEASRRAATSPAVAANVLFLTYEEMLRDPAGNLRRMAEFMGCAFSEEEVAGRVVDQIVELCSLEKLKNMEANRSGRRNTSGIRSDAFFRKGVAGDWSSHMSPEMGKMVDQAMEDALRGSGFSFCQFINSDERRLTTGGSD; via the coding sequence ATGGCTTCTTCCTCCCGCGAGGACGGGCCACCGGAAGACGCGtccgcggcggcgccgacgtACGCCGGGATGGCCGACCTGGTACCGGCGCTTCCGCTGGAGACGCGGTGCTCGCCGTTCGCGCTGCGCCAATACAGTGGCTTCTGGCTGCCGGAGGCGGTGCTGCTGCGCGGCATCCCGGCGCTGCACGCCGGCTTCGTGCCGAGGCCCGACGACGTCCTCCTCGCCAGCTTCCCCAAGTCCGGCACGACCTGGCTCAAGGCCCTCGCGTTCGCCATCGCCCACCGCGCCGCGCACCCGCCGTCATCCGGCGACCACCCGCTCCGCCGCAGCAACCCGCACGACCTGGTCCGGTTCGTCGAGGTCGGCGCCGCGCTCGCGGGCAGGACCGACGATGGAATGGACGCCGCCGTGGCCGAGCTCGAGGCGCTCCCGTCCCCGCGCGTGCTCGCCACGCACCTCCCCTACTCCCTCCTCCCCCCGCGCGTCCTCGCCGCCAACAACCGGATCGTGTACGTCTGCAGGGACCCCAAGGACGCGCTGGTATCCTCGTGGCTCTTCACCAGGGGCGCGTCGGCGAGCCTCGGAGTTGACACCGAGTCCTTCACGCTCTCGGAGGCGCTCGAGCTCTTCCGCGAGGGGCGGTGCTTCTACGGCCCGCAGTGGCGGCACGTGCTCGAGTACTGGGAGGcgagccgccgcgccgccacgaGTCCCGCCGTTGCTGCCAATGTGTTGTTCCTCACGTACGAGGAGATGCTGCGTGACCCTGCAGGGAACCTGAGGAGGATGGCGGAGTTCATGGGCTGCGCCTTCTCCGAGGAAGAGGTGGCTGGACGGGTGGTGGATCAGATCGTTGAGCTGTGTAGCCTGGAGAAGCTCAAGAACATGGAGGCCAACAGGAGCGGGCGGCGGAACACGTCGGGCATCAGGAGCGACGCTTTCTTCCGGAAGGGAGTGGCCGGAGACTGGAGCAGCCACATGTCGCCGGAGATGGGGAAGATGGTGGACCAGGCCATGGAGGACGCGCTCCGGGGCTCTGGATTTAGCTTTTGCCAGTTTATCAACTCTGACGAGCGACGTCTCACCACTGGTGGTAGTGACTAG